The Dioscorea cayenensis subsp. rotundata cultivar TDr96_F1 chromosome 7, TDr96_F1_v2_PseudoChromosome.rev07_lg8_w22 25.fasta, whole genome shotgun sequence genome includes a region encoding these proteins:
- the LOC120265314 gene encoding protein NRT1/ PTR FAMILY 2.7-like, whose protein sequence is MASKEQDDQTQPLVARGHESQTPPNYQGGWITFPFIIGNVFGMTLSFSGAMGNFIVYLIKYYNFKSIDAAQLINIINGSSSFSPLLGAIISDSFISCLPVSIFSSIASLSSIIILTLTAGIKAFRPSNLHTSPTSFQLGLLYTALALYVVGTGGTRYNVMAMGADQLSNVDDQDVFFNWYFIVFYMAGVIGITVIVYIEDSISWVLGYGICSAVNALAVLSLLLGVKYYRRPGLKENPFMAIARVIVAGFRKRKLELPMETVAYYHRPLERADQPPSQTFSCMNRAAVIQQGDVAIDGSIAQPWSLCTVGEVEDLKTLIRIVPLWTSTIIISISIATQASLSVLQVITMDRSLGPRLLVPAGSFYVTTLFTTCLTLSILDRAIYPLCHRLTSYTPTPLQRIGIGQAFNIAAMAASALVEHRRSIIVYEHQAESQPDWIVPMSAFWLVLPCVLTGVGEAFHFPGQIAFYYQEFPEYLKSTSTGMIAVILSVGFYSSTGLVEVVRRATSWLPDNLNSSRLENVYWLLTVMTSINFAYYILCTKLYKYKRDKNVVVAANSE, encoded by the exons ATGGCCAGCAAGGAACAAGATGACCAAACTCAACCACTTGTTGCTCGTGGTCATGAATCACAAACACCTCCGAATTACCAAGGAGGTTGGATCACATTTCCGTTCATCatag GGAATGTATTTGGGATGACATTGAGCTTCAGTGGAGCCATGGGGAACTTCATAGTATATCTGATAAAATACTACAACTTCAAGAGCATAGACGCAGCTCAgctcatcaacatcatcaatgGCTCCTCCAGCTTCTCTCCCTTGCTGGGCGCCATCATCTCCGACTCCTTCATCAGCTGCCTCCCCGTCAGCATCTTCTCCTCGATTGCCTCTCTCTCT AGTATCATCATACTCACACTTACAGCGGGAATCAAAGCATTCAGACCATCAAACTTGCACACTTCGCCGACCAGTTTCCAACTAGGACTTCTATACACAGCGTTAGCTTTATACGTTGTGGGGACTGGTGGCACAAGGTACAACGTCATGGCCATGGGAGCTGACCAGTTGAGCAATGTGGATGACCAAGACGTCTTCTTCAATTGGTACTTCATAGTTTTCTACATGGCAGGAGTCATTGGAATCACTGTTATTGTCTATATTGAAGATAGCATTAGTTGGGTGCTTGGATATGGGATTTGTTCAGCAGTGAATGCTCTGGCTGTGctttctttgcttcttggaGTTAAATATTATCGTCGGCCAGGGCTGAAAGAGAACCCGTTTATGGCAATTGCACGTGTCATTGTGGCTGGCTTTAGGAAGAGAAAGCTTGAATTGCCAATGGAGACGGTGGCTTACTACCACCGGCCATTGGAGAGAGCTGATCAGCCGCCTTCTCAAACCTTCAG TTGCATGAACCGAGCTGCGGTGATACAACAAGGGGACGTAGCCATAGACGGCAGCATAGCCCAGCCATGGAGCTTGTGCACTGTTGGAGAAGTAGAGGATCTAAAAACCTTAATCCGCATTGTTCCCCTCTGGACTTCCACCATAATCATCAGCATCTCCATCGCCACCCAAGCCAGCCTCTCAGTCCTCCAAGTTATCACCATGGACCGTTCTCTCGGCCCCCGTCTCTTGGTCCCCGCCGGATCCTTCTACGTCACCACCTTGTTCACCACTTGCCTCACCCTCTCCATCCTTGACCGTGCCATCTATCCTCTCTGCCACCGTCTCACCTCCTATACTCCCACGCCTCTCCAACGCATTGGCATTGGCCAAGCTTTCAACATCGCTGCCATGGCTGCCTCCGCTCTCGTCGAGCACAGGCGTTCAATCATTGTTTATGAACACCAAGCTGAAAGCCAACCTGACTGGATTGTGCCGATGTCTGCGTTTTGGCTTGTGCTGCCTTGCGTGCTCACCGGTGTTGGAGAAGCCTTTCATTTTCCGGGACAGATAGCATTTTACTACCAGGAGTTTCCTGAATATTTGAAAAGCACATCAACGGGGATGATTGCGGTCATTTTGTCAGTAGGGTTTTATAGCAGCACAGGACTTGTGGAGGTGGTCCGGCGAGCTACCAGTTGGCTGCCAGATAACTTGAACTCATCTAGATTAGAGAATGTCTATTGGTTGTTGACAGTGATGACTAGTATCAACTTCGCTTACTATATTTTGTGTACTAAG CTTTATAAGTACAAGCGAGACAAGAATGTAGTTGTTGCTGCAAACTCTGAATAG
- the LOC120265767 gene encoding protein NRT1/ PTR FAMILY 2.6-like, which yields MMMARVVVARVRKRKLALPEEEAAYYRGLFEKTDQPPFSSFSCMNRAALIQQGDVAIDGSIARPWSLCSVEDVNDLKTPIRIVPLWTSNVFLSISIATQASLSVLQALTMDRSLGSHFSVPAGSFSIATLLAICLTLFILDRGIYPLCHRLTSYTPTPLQRVGIGQAFNIAAMVASALVEHRRSIIVHEHQAENQPDWIVPMSAFWLVLPYVFVGIGEAFHFPGQIAFYYQEFPKSLKSMATGIVAVLMSIGFYLSTAVLAVVRRATSWLPDNLNSSRLENVYWMLTLVASINFYYFIICAKFYKKQSGRHVIGAVNS from the exons ATGATGATGGCACGAGTTGTCGTTGCTAGGGTTAGGAAAAGGAAGCTTGCATTGCCGGAGGAGGAGGCGGCCTATTACCGTGGGTTATTCGAGAAAACTGATCAACCACCTTTTTCAAGTTTTAG TTGCATGAACCGAGCTGCGTTGATACAACAAGGGGACGTAGCCATAGACGGCAGCATAGCCCGGCCATGGAGCTTGTGCTCTGTTGAAGATGTAAATGATCTAAAAACCCCGATCCGCATTGTCCCTCTCTGGACCTCCAATGTCTTCCTCAGCATCTCCATCGCCACCCAAGCCAGCCTCTCCGTCCTCCAAGCCTTAACCATGGACCGTTCCCTTGGCTCCCATTTCTCCGTCCCTGCCGGCTCCTTCTCCATCGCCACCTTGCTTGCCATTTGCCTAACGCTCTTCATTCTTGACCGTGGCATCTATCCTCTCTGCCACCGTCTCACCTCCTATACTCCCACACCTCTCCAACGCGTCGGCATTGGCCAAGCTTTCAACATCGCCGCCATGGTTGCTTCCGCTCTCGTCGAGCACAGGCGTTCAATAATTGTTCATGAACACCAAGCTGAAAACCAACCTGACTGGATTGTGCCGATGTCAGCATTCTGGCTTGTGTTGCCTTATGTGTTCGTTGGCATCGGTGAAGCCTTTCATTTTCCTGGACAGATAGCATTTTACTACCAGGAGTTCCCTAAATCTTTGAAAAGCATGGCCACTGGTATTGTTGCAGTGCTTATGTCCATTGGGTTTTATTTAAGCACAGCTGTGCTGGCGGTGGTCCGGCGAGCTACCAGTTGGCTTCCGGATAACTTAAACTCATCTAGATTAGAGAATGTTTATTGGATGCTGACGTTGGTGGCGAGTATCaacttttattactttattatatGTGCAAAGTTTTATAAGAAGCAGAGTGGCAGGCATGTAATTGGTGCTGTAAATTCTTAA
- the LOC120265315 gene encoding protein NRT1/ PTR FAMILY 2.7-like: MAGQEQDVQTQPHAAHDHESRTPAKRGWITIPFILGNAFGLALALSGVVGNFIVYLIKYYNFKKMDAALLANIMHGTSSFLPLLGAVLSDSFFGCFVIVTFSTVASLCCIIILTITAGIKALRPPNTYTQATSGQLAVLYTGIVLYTIGAGGTRFSMMKMGADQLSNVGDQDVCYNWN, from the exons ATGGCTGGCCAGGAACAAGATGTTCAAACTCAACCACATGCTGCTCATGATCATGAATCACGCACACCTGCAAAACGAGGTTGGATCACAATTCCCTTCATCCTGG GGAATGCATTTGGTTTGGCTTTGGCCTTGAGTGGAGTCGTGGGGAACTTCATTGTATATCTCATAAAATACTACAATTTCAAGAAAATGGACGCTGCTCTGCTAGCCAACATCATGCACGGCACCTCAAGCTTTTTACCCCTCCTCGGCGCTGTCCTCTCCGACTCTTTCTTTGGCTGCTTCGTCATTGTCACATTCTccactgtggcttctctatgt TGCATAATCATTCTCACAATCACAGCCGGAATCAAAGCGTTAAGACCACCAAACACATACACTCAGGCGACCAGCGGCCAACTAGCAGTCTTATACACCGGCATAGTCTTGTACACAATTGGGGCCGGTGGTACAAGGTTCAGCATGATGAAAATGGGAGCTGATCAGTTAAGCAATGTGGGTGACCAAGATGTGTGCTATAATTG gAATTAA